A part of Bacillus rossius redtenbacheri isolate Brsri chromosome 1, Brsri_v3, whole genome shotgun sequence genomic DNA contains:
- the LOC134535737 gene encoding cytochrome P450 4g1-like yields MAALEAWASWGFLTVAAAAVVIAVTWYLKISHCCRLVARIPGPPGLPLLGNTLQLIARREDILNYFKELRDRYVTVCKLWVGPILCVGMFDPQDITVILSNSKTLSKPMIYNPVTTVFGNSLLTAKFKEWKKFRKIMEPTFSNHIIDSYVSTFHEKSQRMADLLEERCHGEPFNMADYSMPCALEMLSETSLGVPMNIQGKSHQHSVVENFPKIAEVGTFTLLTPWLWFHLTHKFFPFYYKVIALVKPIRNYVTCLIKDKTESYISSRKHYVAPEASDIDINVVILRYLPIKYQVHLTGRSFHNITEFREQVLAFDRLERLSRNNNSEVEKDLKPTHQKENLSFITYTFVYNVSDIPKKRLGFLEHMVSIKVENPGLLSIEELQDQVMIIIAGGTDTTAYAVATTLMLLGLHQDVQRKVLQEQASIFGEDTSRPATTRDLQQMVYLEQVINETMRLYPVVPFVARRVDEDVSVNSYTLPAGTIVLIPIYLVHRNPEYFPNPGTFDPDRFSRENSACHPACSFIPFSYGRKMCLGKSYAYMAMKTMLSVLLRRYEVLEYGSRDDMESFKFEMFLKFKHGHSIRLRQRNCVFKKM; encoded by the exons ATGGCCGCGCTAGAAGCTTGGGCTTCGTGGGGCTTCCTAACAGTAGCCGCTGCTGCCGTCGTCATCGCCGTGACATGGTACCTCAAGATAAGCCACTGCTGTCGGCTGGTCGCCAGGATACCAGGACCGCCTGGGCTACCTCTGCTCGGAAACACGCTTCAACTGATCGCTCGCAGGGAAGATATTTTAAACTACTTCAAGGAACTACGCGACCGCTACGTTACCGTGTGTAAACTGTGGGTTGGACCAATACTATGTGTTGGAATGTTCGACCCTCAAGACATAACAGTGATTTTAAGTAACAGCAAAACATTAAGTAAGCCAATGATATACAATCCAGTTACCACAGTATTCGGTAATTCTTTGCTTACTGCCAAATTTAAAGAGTGGAAGAAATTCCGTAAAATTATGGAACCCACCTTCAGTAATCATATCATCGACTCATACGTCAGCACTTTCCACGAGAAGAGCCAGCGCATGGCTGACCTGCTGGAGGAACGCTGCCACGGAGAGCCATTCAACATGGCGGACTACTCGATGCCCTGCGCTCTGGAGATGCTCTCCGAGACGAGTCTGGGCGTGCCGATGAACATCCAAGGTAAAAGTCATCAGCACAGTGTTGTAGAAAACTTCCCAAAAATAGCTGAAGTGGGAACCTTTACTTTATTAACACCGTGGCTGTGGTTTCATTTGACTCATAagttttttcctttttattacaAAGTAATTGCGTTAGTTAAACCTATTCGAAATTACGTAACTTGTTTGATCAAAGATAAAACCGAATCATATATAAGTTCGAGAAAACATTATGTTGCACCTGAAGCGAGTGACATAGATATTAAtgttgtaatactacggtat CTACCCATCAAGTACCAAGTACATTTGACAGGGCGCAGCTTCCACAATATCACAGAGTTCCGCGAACAGGTCCTCGCGTTCGACCGGCTGGAGCGGCTGTCCAGGAACAACAATAGTGAGGTGGAGAAAGACCTCAAGCCTACACATCAgaag gaaaatcttagtttcatcacgtacacgtttgtgtacaatgTTAGCGACATACCGAAGAAACGTTTGGGGTTCCTAGAGCACATGGTATCAATTAAGGTGGAAAATCCAGGACTATTAAGCATAGAGGAACTCCAGGATCAGGTCATGATTATTATCGCAGGCGGCACAGACACAACAGCCTACGCCGTAGCGACCACACTGATGCTGCTGGGATTACATCAAGATGTGCAGAGGAAAGTCCTACAAGAGCAGGCAAGCATCTTCGGCGAAGACACAAGCAGACCTGCCACGACAAGAGATCTGCAACAAATGGTGTATTTGGAACAAGTTATAAATGAGACAATGCGACTTTATCCAGTTGTTCCATTTGTGGCAAGACGGGTTGACGAAGATGTCAGTGTTAACAGCTACACTTTGCCAGCAGGCACAATCGTCTTAATCCCAATTTATCTAGTGCATAGGAATCCAGAATATTTTCCAAACCCGGGCACATTCGATCCTGACAGGTTCAGCAGAGAGAATAGTGCCTGTCACCCTGCTTGTTCGTTTATCCCGTTTTCTTACGGGCGTAAGATGTGCCTTGGCAAGAGCTATGCTTATATGGCAATGAAGACTATGCTGTCTGTGCTACTGCGAAGGTACGAGGTTCTAGAATATGGATCCAGGGATGACATGGagagttttaaatttgaaatgtttttgaaGTTTAAACATGGGCATAGTATTAGACTGAGGCAGAGAAATTGtgtttttaagaaaatgtaa